From a single Nicotiana tomentosiformis chromosome 2, ASM39032v3, whole genome shotgun sequence genomic region:
- the LOC104100848 gene encoding large ribosomal subunit protein bL12c, translating into MASTLSTITLRSPSPSTASSTHASIPFPKKALEFPIRTPKLHHRRATFLRPLAAVEAPEKVVQLGDEISNLTLADAQKLVEYLQDKLGVTAASFAPAAVAAAPGAAAEAPAVVEEKTEFDVVIDEVPSNARIATIKAVRALTSLALKEAKELIEGLPKKFKEGVSKDEAEDAKKQLEEAGAKVSIA; encoded by the coding sequence ATGGCTTCCACTTTATCCACAATTACTCTTCGCTCTCCTTCTCCTTCTACCGCTTCCTCAACACACGCCTCAATTCCATTCCCCAAAAAAGCCCTAGAATTCCCCATTCGCACTCCCAAACTCCACCACCGCCGAGCCACTTTCCTCCGCCCTCTCGCCGCCGTTGAAGCACCTGAGAAGGTAGTCCAGCTCGGAGATGAAATCTCCAATTTAACTCTCGCTGACGCTCAGAAACTCGTCGAGTACCTTCAGGATAAGCTTGGTGTTACCGCCGCATCCTTCGCTCCGGCCGCCGTCGCCGCCGCTCCTGGCGCCGCCGCCGAAGCTCCTGCTGTGGTGGAGGAGAAGACTGAATTTGACGTTGTTATTGACGAAGTTCCGAGTAATGCGAGAATTGCTACGATTAAGGCTGTTAGGGCTTTAACTAGTTTGGCTTTGAAAGAGGCAAAGGAATTGATTGAAGGATTGCCTAAGAAATTTAAGGAAGGTGTGTCTAAGGATGAGGCTGAAGATGCTAAGAAACAGCTTGAAGAAGCTGGTGCTAAAGTTTCTATTGCTTAA
- the LOC104100849 gene encoding monodehydroascorbate reductase 4, peroxisomal, producing the protein MGRAFVYVILGGGVAAGYAAHEFVKRGVSHGELCIISEEPVAPYERPALSKGYLLPEDPARLPAFHCCVGTNEERLTPKWYKEHGIELVLGTRVKSADMRRKTLLTATGETITYKILIVATGARALKLEEFGVSGSDADGVCYLRDLADANRLVNVMQSSSGGNAVVIGGGYIGMECAASLVISNINVTMVFPEAHCMARLFTPKIASYYEEFYKSKGVQFVKGTVLTSFDFDSDQKVTAVNLRDGTKLPADMVIVGIGIRPNTSLFEGQLTLEKGGIKVNGRMQSSNSSVYAVGDVATFPVKIFSETRRLEHVDSARKAARHAVAAIIEPEKTTEFDYLPFFYSRVFTLSWQFYGDNTGDVVHFGDFSGNRFGAYWVNKGQVVGSFLEGGTKEEYEAIAKITRLKPAIEDLADLEKQGLGFALTLSRIPEPSEEAVVVSSGSGSTLVMEKPLHAWHATAGVILAASIAAFAYWYGRRRRRW; encoded by the exons ATGGGAAGGGCGTTTGTGTATGTAATATTGGGTGGTGGAGTTGCAGCTGGTTACGCAGCTCATGAATTTGTTAAACGAGGTGTCTCTCATGGTGAACTCTGCATCATCTCTGAAGAACCT GTTGCTCCTTATGAACGACCTGCATTAAGCAAGGGTTATTTACTACCAGAAG ATCCTGCACGTCTGCCTGCTTTTCATTGTTGTGTCGGTACGAATGAGGAAAGGTTGACCCCGAAGTGGTACAAGGAACATG GCATTGAATTGGTCCTTGGAACTCGTGTAAAATCAGCTGACATGAGACGGAAGACACTGTTGACTGCAACTGGTGAGACCATAACCTACAAGATTCTCATAGTGGCAACTGGTGCTCGG GCTTTGAAGCTTGAAGAGTTTGGAGTGAGTGGATCAGATGCTGATGGTGTATGTTATTTACGAGATTTGGCTGATGCAAACAGGCTGGTTAATGTGATGCAATCCAGCAGTGGTGGGAATGCTGTTGTAATTGGTGGTGGCTACATAGGAATGGAATGTGCTGCTTCTTTGGTGATCAGCAACATAAATGTTACCATGGTCTTTCCAGAAGCACATTGTA TGGCCCGCCTATTTACTCCTAAGATTGCAAGTTACTACGAAGAATTTTACAAGTCAAAAGGAGTTCAGTTTGTCAAGGGAACGGTCTTGACATCATTTGATTTTGACTCTGATCAGAAG GTCACTGCAGTGAATCTGAGAGATGGAACCAAGCTACCTGCTGACATGGTCATAGTTGGCATCGGAATCCGACCAAATACCAGCCTTTTTGAAGGGCAACTTACTCTCGAGAAAGGAGGGATAAAAGTCAATGGCCGAATGCAATCAAGCAACAGCTCAGTCTATGCTGTTGGGGATGTTGCTACTTTTCCTGTCAAAATTTTCAGTGAAACACGGAGACTTGAGCATGTTGATTCTGCAAGGAAGGCGGCAAGGCATGCAGTAGCTGCAATCATAGAACCAGAGAAAACAACCGAGTTTGACTACTTGCCATTCTTTTACTCCAGAGTGTTTACACTCTCTTGGCAGTTCTATGGAGACAATACTGGTGATGTAGTCCATTTTGGAGATTTCTCTGGAAATCGCTTCGGGGCATACTGGGTGAACAAGGGTCAAGTTGTTGGGTCTTTTCTAGAGGGTGGAACGAAAGAGGAGTATGAGGCTATTGCAAAGATCACAAGGCTCAAACCAGCAATTGAGGACTTGGCTGATCTTGAAAAACAAGGGTTAGGATTTGCTTTGACATTGAGTCGTATACCAGAGCCATCGGAGGAGGCTGTTGTTGTCAGCAGTGGTTCGGGTTCCACTCTTGTAATGGAGAAACCTTTACATGCTTGGCATGCAACAGCTGGAGTCATATTGGCTGCATCAATTGCTGCATTTGCATACTGGTATGGTCGGAGGCGTAGAAGGTGGTAA